The following are from one region of the Roseobacter fucihabitans genome:
- a CDS encoding IS3 family transposase (programmed frameshift), with protein MAPRYTDEFRLDAVRIATTSGLTRPQAAADLGVGLSTLNKWVQKHQHDNLMSGPHEDVEKENERLRKEVRLLREEREVLKKAGNLLCRPKSVRFAFIDAWKEEWPVEFLCRVMQVTSRGFRAWRSRPMSQRQRDDMVILAHIREQHRLSLQSYGGPRMTEELQELGLQVGHRRVGRLMRENSIKIIRTQKYKVTTDSNHAFNIAPNLLGQDFFADGPNQKWADDISYIWTSEGWLYLAVILDLYSRRVIGWAVSNRMKRDLAIRALDMAVALRQPPKGCMHHTDRGSQYCSGDYQKRLSKHGFQVSMSGKGNCYDNSMVETFFKSLKAELIWRNRWETRRKAEGAIFQYINGFYNPRRRHSSLGGKSPLAFERKAA; from the exons ATGGCACCGAGATACACAGACGAGTTTCGTCTTGATGCAGTACGCATCGCAACGACCAGTGGGCTGACACGACCGCAAGCGGCAGCGGATTTAGGAGTTGGGCTTTCGACGTTGAACAAGTGGGTTCAAAAGCATCAGCATGACAACCTGATGTCGGGTCCTCACGAGGATGTCGAGAAAGAGAACGAACGCCTTCGCAAGGAAGTTCGGTTGCTTCGCGAGGAGAGGGAAGTGTTAAAAAAAGCGG GCAATCTTCTTTGCAGGCCAAAGTCGGTGAGGTTCGCCTTTATCGACGCCTGGAAAGAAGAATGGCCTGTCGAATTTCTTTGCCGCGTCATGCAGGTTACGTCGCGAGGATTTCGCGCGTGGCGAAGCCGCCCGATGAGCCAGCGACAGCGCGACGATATGGTGATCCTGGCGCATATCCGCGAACAGCACCGCTTAAGCCTGCAAAGCTATGGCGGGCCTCGCATGACCGAAGAACTGCAAGAACTGGGTCTGCAAGTTGGGCACCGGCGCGTGGGCCGCTTAATGCGGGAGAATAGCATCAAAATCATCAGGACCCAGAAATACAAGGTTACGACCGACAGCAATCATGCGTTTAACATCGCCCCTAACTTGCTGGGCCAGGACTTCTTTGCAGATGGTCCAAACCAAAAGTGGGCCGATGACATTTCCTACATCTGGACCAGTGAGGGCTGGTTGTATCTGGCAGTGATCCTTGATTTGTATTCCCGTCGTGTCATCGGTTGGGCGGTTAGCAATCGTATGAAGCGGGATCTGGCGATCCGAGCATTGGATATGGCTGTGGCACTGCGGCAACCGCCGAAGGGCTGCATGCATCATACGGATCGCGGGTCGCAATATTGTTCAGGCGACTATCAGAAACGGCTGTCTAAACACGGCTTCCAAGTTTCGATGAGCGGTAAGGGAAACTGCTACGACAATTCCATGGTTGAAACGTTCTTCAAATCACTCAAGGCAGAGCTGATTTGGCGCAACCGCTGGGAAACCAGGCGTAAAGCCGAAGGGGCGATTTTCCAGTATATCAATGGGTTCTACAATCCACGACGGCGGCACTCGTCATTAGGTGGCAAAAGCCCCTTGGCCTTCGAACGAAAGGCTGCCTAA
- a CDS encoding FAD-binding oxidoreductase: MVQHASLPRNETGIETALGVLKQQFGERFQTGQSIREQHGHTTTWIENQPPDGVVFVASAQEVSDVVQVCAAHEVPVIAYGTGTSLEGHVNAPAGGICVDLSQMDRVVEVNAGDLDCRVQPGVTRKALNTHLRDQGLFFPIDPGADASLGGMAATRASGTNAVRYGTMKDNVLAVEVVMADGRIIRTGTRARKSSAGYDLTRLLVGSEGTLGIITEITLKLQGIPEAISSASCSFPTVDAACQTVMAVIQYGLPVARIELLDATTVSAVNAYSKLDLPETPLLLLEFHGTEAGVVEQAEIFGALAEDHGGQGYVVTTTTEERNRLWQARHDAYWAMLHYRPGAKAIATDVCVPISRLAECVVASQEKAHALGLVAPIVGHAGDGNFHVSLLVDMEDGDELDKASGFVSWLNSVAIAMDGTCTGEHGIGQGKRKYLQEELGGATGVMSAIKSALDPKNIMNPGKIL; the protein is encoded by the coding sequence ATGGTGCAACACGCGAGTTTGCCGCGTAACGAAACGGGTATTGAGACCGCGCTTGGGGTGCTGAAACAGCAGTTCGGGGAACGGTTCCAGACTGGTCAATCGATCCGCGAGCAGCACGGCCACACCACCACCTGGATCGAAAACCAACCCCCTGACGGCGTGGTTTTTGTGGCCAGCGCGCAGGAGGTTTCCGATGTGGTTCAGGTCTGCGCTGCACATGAGGTGCCGGTGATTGCCTATGGCACGGGAACCTCGCTGGAGGGCCATGTCAACGCGCCTGCGGGTGGGATTTGCGTTGACCTCAGCCAGATGGATAGGGTCGTCGAGGTCAATGCGGGCGATCTGGATTGCCGGGTGCAGCCGGGTGTCACGCGCAAGGCGCTGAATACGCATCTGCGCGATCAGGGGCTGTTTTTCCCGATTGATCCGGGGGCGGATGCATCATTGGGCGGGATGGCGGCGACGCGGGCTTCCGGGACCAATGCGGTGCGTTATGGCACGATGAAAGACAACGTGCTGGCGGTTGAGGTGGTCATGGCGGACGGTCGCATCATCCGCACCGGAACGCGCGCGCGCAAGTCTTCGGCGGGGTATGATTTGACGCGGTTGCTTGTGGGCTCGGAGGGGACACTCGGGATCATCACCGAGATCACGCTGAAGCTGCAAGGCATTCCAGAGGCGATCAGTTCGGCAAGCTGTTCCTTTCCCACGGTAGACGCGGCCTGCCAGACGGTGATGGCAGTGATCCAATACGGGCTGCCGGTCGCGCGGATCGAGTTGCTGGACGCCACGACGGTTTCGGCGGTCAATGCCTATTCCAAGCTGGATTTACCCGAAACGCCGCTGTTGTTATTGGAATTTCACGGGACAGAAGCAGGGGTTGTGGAGCAGGCAGAGATTTTTGGTGCATTGGCCGAAGATCACGGCGGACAAGGCTACGTCGTCACGACAACGACCGAAGAACGTAACAGGCTCTGGCAGGCGCGCCATGACGCCTATTGGGCGATGCTGCACTATCGCCCGGGTGCGAAGGCAATTGCCACGGATGTGTGTGTGCCAATTTCGCGGCTGGCGGAATGTGTGGTGGCCTCTCAGGAAAAGGCGCATGCCTTGGGCTTGGTCGCGCCTATCGTTGGGCACGCAGGAGACGGCAATTTCCATGTCTCACTGCTGGTTGATATGGAAGATGGTGACGAGCTGGACAAGGCATCTGGTTTCGTGAGCTGGCTGAACAGCGTTGCCATTGCCATGGATGGCACCTGCACGGGCGAACATGGCATCGGTCAGGGCAAGCGCAAGTACTTGCAAGAAGAGTTGGGTGGCGCGACTGGTGTGATGTCGGCGATTAAATCCGCGCTTGACCCGAAAAACATCATGAACCCCGGCAAAATCCTCTGA
- the ggt gene encoding gamma-glutamyltransferase, with translation MRLFLTGLALLAATTATAQQAADAVQPEAATQGAFQAISPQVATALEAKFAGTPVEARNWMVAAANPWAVKAGADVLAKGGSAADALVAVQAMLGLVEPQSSGLGGGAFLVYYDAASGALTTLDGRETAPLAATPRLFQDADGEPLGFFDAVVGGLSVGTPGTPALMEDAHERWGKLEWWELLAPAIELAEAGFEVSPRLAGLIEGDAERLGRFASTADYFIPGGTPLVAGDLLVNTAYGETLRAMAEGGSRAFYTGEIAADIVTTVQGVEGNPGVLSPLDLSIYAVKERAPVCVSYRAHDVCGMGPPSSGALTVGQILGMLEGYDLSAGPMDVEVRRLIGDASRLAFADRGRYMADSDFVPVPTQGLLDPAYLAERAALLAGEGALPEVAPGTPAFDHALNWADDQSIELPSTSHFVIVDEQGNVASMTTTIENGFGSRLMVRGFLLNNELTDFSFRSHVDGVPIANRVEPGKRPRSSMAPTIVMKDGAPVLAIGSPGGSRIIGYVAQGIIAHLDWGMDVQQAVAVPHAVNRFGKYDVEEGTSSEGLTEALTGLGFEVESRALTSGLHAISIGETLKGGADPRREGIALGQ, from the coding sequence ATGCGACTTTTCTTGACAGGACTGGCCCTTTTGGCGGCAACGACGGCCACCGCCCAACAGGCCGCAGATGCGGTGCAGCCCGAAGCGGCCACGCAGGGCGCGTTTCAGGCGATCTCGCCTCAGGTGGCCACAGCACTGGAGGCGAAATTCGCAGGCACCCCGGTTGAGGCGCGAAACTGGATGGTGGCAGCGGCTAATCCCTGGGCGGTGAAGGCCGGAGCGGATGTATTGGCCAAAGGCGGATCGGCCGCGGATGCGCTGGTGGCGGTGCAGGCCATGCTGGGGCTGGTGGAGCCGCAATCCTCCGGGCTCGGGGGGGGTGCGTTTCTGGTCTATTATGATGCGGCAAGCGGTGCGTTGACCACGCTGGATGGGCGCGAAACCGCGCCATTGGCCGCAACACCGCGCCTGTTTCAGGACGCAGACGGTGAACCCTTGGGGTTTTTTGATGCCGTTGTTGGTGGGCTATCCGTTGGCACACCCGGCACGCCTGCGTTGATGGAGGATGCGCATGAGCGGTGGGGTAAATTGGAGTGGTGGGAACTGCTGGCCCCCGCAATCGAGCTTGCCGAGGCAGGTTTTGAGGTGTCCCCGCGCCTTGCGGGCCTGATCGAAGGGGACGCAGAACGGCTGGGGCGCTTTGCCAGCACAGCGGATTACTTCATTCCTGGCGGTACACCTCTGGTCGCTGGGGATTTGCTGGTCAACACCGCTTATGGTGAGACGCTGCGCGCCATGGCAGAGGGCGGATCGCGGGCCTTTTACACCGGAGAGATTGCCGCTGATATTGTGACAACCGTGCAGGGTGTGGAGGGCAATCCCGGTGTGCTGTCTCCGCTCGATCTGAGCATTTATGCGGTGAAGGAACGCGCGCCGGTCTGTGTGAGTTACCGCGCGCATGATGTCTGCGGGATGGGGCCGCCCTCTTCGGGCGCGCTGACGGTGGGGCAAATCCTCGGCATGCTGGAGGGGTATGACCTCAGCGCGGGTCCGATGGATGTCGAGGTGCGCCGGTTGATCGGGGATGCCTCACGTTTGGCCTTCGCGGATCGCGGACGCTACATGGCGGACAGCGATTTCGTGCCGGTCCCAACCCAAGGCTTGCTGGACCCCGCCTATCTGGCCGAGCGTGCGGCCCTTTTGGCCGGGGAGGGCGCATTGCCAGAGGTGGCCCCTGGCACACCGGCTTTCGATCATGCGCTGAACTGGGCGGATGATCAATCCATTGAACTGCCCTCCACCTCGCATTTCGTGATCGTGGACGAGCAGGGCAACGTGGCCTCCATGACCACAACCATCGAAAATGGCTTCGGCAGTCGCCTGATGGTGCGGGGCTTTTTGCTCAACAATGAGCTTACCGATTTCTCCTTCCGCAGCCATGTGGACGGGGTCCCCATCGCCAATCGGGTGGAACCGGGCAAGCGTCCACGTTCCTCTATGGCACCCACGATCGTGATGAAGGACGGTGCCCCCGTTTTGGCTATCGGCAGCCCGGGTGGCAGCCGCATCATTGGCTATGTCGCCCAAGGCATTATCGCGCATCTGGATTGGGGCATGGACGTGCAGCAGGCCGTTGCTGTGCCGCATGCGGTCAACCGATTTGGCAAATATGACGTGGAAGAAGGGACCTCCTCCGAAGGCCTTACCGAGGCTTTGACGGGTCTGGGTTTTGAGGTGGAAAGCCGCGCCTTGACCTCCGGATTGCATGCGATATCCATCGGCGAAACGCTCAAGGGCGGGGCTGATCCGCGCCGCGAAGGCATCGCGCTTGGCCAATAG
- a CDS encoding D-glycerate dehydrogenase: protein MPKPKLSVVVTRRLPEAVETRLSELFDVKLRDDDTPMSRAHLVTAMKSADVLVPTVTDEIDSTLIAQAGDRLKLIANYGAGVDHIDIATARQRGILVSNTPGVLTDDTADMTLALLLAVLRRIPEGLSAMQSGAWEGWAPTAFLGGRIGGRRLGILGMGRIGQAVARRASAFGMQVHYHNRRRLRPEVEEQLEATYWESLDQMVARMDVVSINCPATPSTFHLMNARRLKLMKPEAVVVNTSRGEVIDENALTRMLRSGEIAGAGLDVYERGTRVNPRLRELENVVLLPHMGSATREGRIEMGEKVIINIKTFDDGHRPPDQVVPSML from the coding sequence ATGCCAAAGCCAAAGCTCAGTGTTGTCGTAACGCGACGGTTACCCGAAGCCGTCGAGACACGGCTGTCTGAACTGTTCGATGTAAAACTGCGCGATGATGACACGCCGATGAGCCGGGCGCATCTGGTCACTGCGATGAAATCGGCGGATGTTCTGGTGCCCACGGTGACGGATGAAATTGATTCCACCCTGATCGCTCAGGCGGGGGATCGTTTGAAACTGATCGCAAATTACGGCGCGGGTGTGGATCACATCGATATCGCCACCGCCCGCCAGCGCGGTATTCTGGTCTCCAACACGCCCGGTGTTCTGACCGATGATACCGCCGATATGACGCTGGCGCTTTTGCTGGCGGTGCTGCGGCGCATTCCGGAGGGTTTGAGCGCGATGCAGTCGGGTGCATGGGAAGGTTGGGCACCCACGGCATTTCTGGGCGGGCGCATCGGCGGGCGGCGGCTCGGGATTCTCGGCATGGGGCGCATCGGCCAGGCGGTGGCACGTCGCGCGTCGGCCTTTGGCATGCAGGTGCATTATCACAATCGGCGCCGGTTGCGCCCGGAAGTCGAAGAACAGCTTGAAGCGACCTATTGGGAGAGCCTGGACCAGATGGTGGCACGGATGGATGTGGTATCGATCAATTGCCCGGCAACGCCCTCGACCTTCCATCTGATGAACGCGCGCCGTCTGAAACTGATGAAGCCCGAGGCGGTGGTCGTGAACACGTCGCGCGGTGAGGTGATCGACGAAAACGCGCTCACGCGGATGTTGCGCTCTGGCGAAATCGCCGGTGCGGGTCTGGACGTCTATGAGCGTGGCACCCGCGTGAACCCGCGCCTGCGCGAGTTGGAAAACGTTGTGCTGCTGCCGCATATGGGTTCGGCCACGCGCGAAGGTCGGATCGAGATGGGCGAGAAAGTCATCATTAATATCAAAACCTTCGATGACGGGCATCGCCCGCCCGATCAGGTTGTCCCATCCATGCTTTAA
- a CDS encoding SH3 domain-containing protein: protein MIRRFLAALTVALVITGVASTAVARDNGPVTNLPLPRYVSMKASEGNVRRGPSLTHRIDWVFKHRDMPLQITAEHGHWRRVEDREGQGGWIHYSLLSGVRTVIVEQDMLQIRTRPEPEAPVAAALEQGVIARLGTCGPEWCQLRSGGYRGWAPKSRLWGVAPDEIRD, encoded by the coding sequence ATGATCAGAAGATTCCTTGCGGCGCTGACCGTGGCCCTCGTGATCACCGGGGTCGCCTCCACGGCTGTTGCGCGCGATAACGGGCCTGTCACGAACCTGCCGCTGCCGCGCTATGTCTCGATGAAGGCCTCTGAGGGCAACGTGCGGCGCGGTCCTTCGCTGACGCATCGCATCGATTGGGTGTTCAAACACCGCGACATGCCGTTGCAGATCACCGCCGAACACGGTCACTGGCGGCGTGTTGAGGACCGCGAGGGCCAAGGGGGCTGGATCCATTACTCCCTGCTTTCGGGCGTGCGCACGGTCATTGTGGAACAGGATATGTTGCAGATCCGCACCCGTCCCGAGCCAGAGGCCCCGGTCGCCGCCGCCCTTGAACAGGGCGTGATTGCCCGTCTTGGCACCTGCGGCCCGGAATGGTGCCAGCTCAGATCCGGTGGCTATCGCGGCTGGGCTCCGAAGTCGCGCCTGTGGGGCGTGGCACCGGATGAAATCCGCGACTAG
- a CDS encoding haloalkane dehalogenase, translating into MKVLRTPDARFDGLIDFPFEPHYLSIDDTEGGALRVHYLDEGPAAVAPVLLMHGEPTWSYLYRHMIPILTQAGHRVVAPDLVGFGRSDKPAERQDYTYQRHVDWMSDVLDQLDLHSITLVCQDWGGLIGLRLLARMPQRFIRVVVANTALPTGDQPLGAAFESWRAYSQGVAEFRAGRIVQGGSVRELSVPEMQAYDAPFPDESYKAGARQFPMLVPCTAEDVETQANAEAWEVLRGLEVPVLTLFGAEDKIMAGIDQVFQSQMPGAMGQSHQILPEAGHFLQEDVGLDLALRINAFMRDTAR; encoded by the coding sequence ATGAAAGTACTGCGAACCCCGGATGCGCGTTTCGATGGCTTGATCGATTTCCCCTTTGAACCGCATTATCTGAGTATTGACGATACGGAAGGTGGCGCACTTCGGGTGCATTACCTGGATGAGGGTCCGGCTGCGGTTGCGCCGGTTCTCTTGATGCACGGAGAGCCCACATGGTCGTATCTTTATCGTCATATGATCCCGATCCTGACGCAAGCCGGACACCGTGTCGTCGCGCCGGATCTGGTTGGTTTCGGTCGATCCGATAAACCTGCTGAGCGGCAGGATTATACCTATCAGCGTCACGTGGATTGGATGTCTGATGTGCTTGATCAGCTGGATTTGCATAGTATCACGCTGGTCTGCCAGGACTGGGGCGGGCTCATTGGATTGCGGCTGCTGGCGCGTATGCCGCAGCGATTTATCCGGGTGGTGGTTGCGAATACGGCGCTACCAACGGGCGATCAGCCGCTGGGGGCGGCATTCGAAAGCTGGCGTGCCTACTCTCAGGGCGTCGCGGAATTTCGGGCCGGGCGGATCGTGCAGGGCGGTAGCGTGAGGGAATTGAGCGTGCCGGAAATGCAGGCCTATGACGCACCCTTTCCGGATGAGAGCTATAAGGCCGGGGCGCGCCAATTTCCGATGTTGGTGCCGTGCACCGCTGAGGACGTGGAGACGCAAGCCAACGCCGAGGCGTGGGAGGTTTTGCGTGGGCTTGAGGTACCGGTGCTGACCCTCTTTGGGGCTGAGGATAAGATCATGGCAGGCATCGACCAGGTCTTTCAGTCCCAAATGCCCGGTGCCATGGGCCAATCCCACCAGATACTGCCAGAGGCGGGGCATTTTCTGCAAGAAGATGTCGGGCTGGATTTGGCCCTTCGGATCAATGCTTTTATGCGCGATACCGCGCGATGA
- a CDS encoding NADPH:quinone reductase, with product MRAISYTRFGKARDVLAMTQCASPDPGAGEVCVALAFSGVNPSDVKARAGARPGVTKPPFEQIIPHSDGSGTILSVGAGVDPARIGQRVWIWNGQWQRAFGTAATHITLPSAQAVELPDHVSFETGAVLGIPGLTAAHTVFGNGNVTGQTVLIQGGAGTVGFLAVQLAKWGGARVIATARGAGIQRCKDAGADVVLDYTAPDLAEQILAANAGQPLQRIVEVEFGRNIDTDTAIIAPNGVIAAYGSAAEMTPRLAFGPLLFKAVTIDIVLIYLLADTARAAAIARLHGALRDGALECPVQSIHALSQTAQAHESVENGGRDGAVLIDVTK from the coding sequence ATGCGCGCAATAAGTTATACCCGCTTTGGCAAAGCGCGTGATGTTTTGGCGATGACCCAATGCGCATCACCTGATCCCGGCGCGGGGGAGGTTTGTGTCGCACTCGCCTTCTCCGGTGTGAACCCCTCAGATGTAAAGGCGCGCGCGGGCGCACGTCCGGGCGTCACCAAGCCCCCTTTCGAGCAGATCATACCACATAGCGACGGGTCTGGCACGATCCTATCCGTGGGTGCCGGCGTTGATCCCGCCCGTATCGGCCAGCGTGTATGGATCTGGAACGGTCAATGGCAACGCGCGTTTGGGACGGCGGCGACGCATATCACCCTGCCCTCGGCCCAGGCCGTGGAGTTGCCGGATCACGTCAGTTTTGAAACCGGCGCGGTATTAGGGATACCCGGCCTGACCGCCGCGCATACTGTTTTTGGCAACGGCAATGTGACGGGGCAAACCGTTCTGATCCAGGGCGGCGCGGGCACGGTTGGATTTCTTGCCGTGCAGCTGGCCAAATGGGGGGGTGCGCGGGTGATCGCGACCGCGCGCGGTGCCGGTATACAAAGATGCAAGGACGCTGGGGCGGACGTGGTGCTCGATTACACCGCGCCCGATCTGGCGGAGCAGATTCTGGCGGCCAATGCCGGTCAGCCGCTCCAACGCATCGTTGAGGTGGAATTCGGGCGCAACATTGACACCGATACGGCCATTATCGCGCCAAATGGCGTTATTGCAGCCTATGGATCAGCGGCTGAAATGACTCCACGCCTCGCCTTTGGTCCGCTGCTTTTCAAAGCGGTCACGATCGACATCGTCTTGATTTACCTTTTGGCTGATACGGCGCGCGCAGCTGCAATCGCGCGTTTGCATGGCGCTCTGCGCGATGGTGCATTGGAATGCCCTGTTCAATCGATTCACGCCTTGTCGCAAACGGCACAGGCACATGAGAGCGTTGAAAATGGCGGACGCGACGGGGCCGTTCTAATCGATGTGACAAAATGA
- a CDS encoding recombinase family protein, with amino-acid sequence MKKLRCAIYTRKSSEDGLEQEFNSLDAQREACAAYITSQKHEGWVLLPEHYDDGGLSGGSLDRPALQRLLQDIADGLVDQIIVYKIDRLTRSLADFSKIVDTLDAAEASFVSVTQSFNTATSMGRLTLNMLLSFAQFEREVTAERIRDKIAASKRRGLWMGGQVPLGYDADGRTLKINDSEAKTVKALYDLYEQHGTVREVKAAADQRGLRSRVRSTADGAQKGGGAFDRGHIYHILTNPVYAGRIRHKEKVFDGQHDAIIEPDRWDRIQQLLQGGAAKGRARRTAKQQSLLCGKLFDETGDRLTPSHSRTRAGVRLRYYVSHRLIKNSGETGGDGWRLPAGELEIKVTDLIRQRLSDMTFIGRLVPNRSAEDIKTHHSILQKLCADNDIADLLNLIARIDLSPGELTVAIDAVQLAAMIKAGVDEINEELQIITTPFLLRKRGVETKLVLCDASAGADETLIQNIAKAHLWFEQIKAGRTLSEIAKAEGTTNGRIYQLIDLAFLAPDIIRDVLDGKQALGLTSDWCVRHKLPTNWQDQRALIATL; translated from the coding sequence ATGAAAAAACTGCGCTGCGCTATCTACACGCGGAAGTCGTCGGAAGACGGCCTAGAGCAGGAGTTCAACTCGCTCGACGCGCAGCGCGAAGCCTGTGCTGCCTACATCACCAGCCAGAAGCACGAAGGCTGGGTGCTGCTGCCCGAGCACTATGATGACGGTGGCCTGTCGGGAGGCTCGCTGGACCGGCCTGCGCTGCAAAGGCTGCTGCAGGATATCGCTGACGGGTTGGTGGACCAGATCATCGTCTACAAGATCGACCGCCTGACACGCTCGCTCGCTGACTTCTCGAAGATCGTCGATACGCTGGATGCAGCAGAGGCGTCGTTCGTCTCGGTCACGCAGTCGTTCAACACAGCGACCAGCATGGGGCGACTGACACTGAACATGCTGCTGTCGTTTGCGCAGTTTGAGAGGGAAGTGACGGCGGAGCGGATCCGCGACAAGATCGCAGCCTCCAAACGCAGAGGGCTCTGGATGGGTGGGCAGGTGCCGCTGGGATACGATGCGGATGGCAGGACGCTGAAGATCAATGACAGTGAAGCGAAGACAGTCAAGGCGCTCTACGATCTCTACGAACAGCATGGCACCGTCCGGGAAGTAAAGGCCGCTGCAGATCAGCGGGGCTTACGCAGCAGAGTTAGATCGACAGCTGATGGAGCACAAAAAGGCGGCGGGGCGTTTGATCGCGGCCACATTTACCATATCCTGACCAACCCGGTATACGCGGGTCGCATCCGTCACAAGGAAAAGGTCTTTGACGGGCAGCATGATGCGATCATTGAACCGGACCGTTGGGATCGGATCCAGCAGCTTCTGCAAGGCGGTGCGGCAAAAGGCAGGGCGCGCAGGACGGCGAAGCAGCAATCCCTGCTTTGCGGCAAGCTCTTTGATGAGACGGGTGATCGGCTGACCCCATCCCACAGCAGGACCAGGGCAGGGGTTCGGCTTCGGTACTATGTCTCCCACCGCCTGATTAAGAACAGTGGTGAGACTGGAGGTGATGGATGGCGACTGCCCGCCGGGGAACTGGAGATCAAAGTTACCGATCTGATACGCCAACGGCTGAGCGATATGACCTTCATTGGCAGGCTGGTTCCGAACCGCTCCGCAGAAGACATAAAGACTCATCATAGCATCCTGCAAAAGCTGTGTGCCGACAACGACATCGCGGACCTGCTCAATCTCATCGCACGGATCGATCTGAGCCCGGGTGAGCTGACCGTCGCGATTGATGCCGTTCAGCTTGCTGCAATGATCAAAGCGGGTGTTGATGAGATCAACGAGGAGCTACAGATCATCACGACGCCATTCCTGCTGAGGAAGCGCGGCGTTGAGACAAAGCTGGTCCTTTGTGATGCTTCCGCCGGCGCCGATGAAACCCTGATTCAGAACATCGCTAAAGCGCATCTCTGGTTCGAACAGATCAAAGCAGGCAGAACGCTGTCTGAGATTGCGAAAGCCGAAGGCACGACAAACGGCAGGATTTACCAGCTGATCGATCTGGCGTTCCTCGCCCCGGACATCATCCGCGATGTCCTTGATGGCAAACAGGCCCTGGGCCTGACGTCCGACTGGTGCGTGCGTCATAAATTGCCAACCAACTGGCAGGATCAGCGCGCGTTAATCGCGACTCTCTGA
- a CDS encoding DUF2924 domain-containing protein — translation MRLPARSQRRAGLQSIVSCPRQHRSRAKQPRYRLVGRKPDPERPATLVQWEAVFGSSPPPYLSVPFMQKALRYEAQCKASGGVPAGTKRALKRIATGEPVAASNSSSLRPGAQLVREWNGRTYQVQVVEGGFELDGKSWKSLSAIAKHITGATWSGPRFFGLNSRAARP, via the coding sequence ATGAGGTTGCCTGCGAGAAGCCAGCGACGGGCGGGCTTGCAAAGTATCGTATCCTGTCCGCGCCAGCATCGCAGCAGGGCAAAACAGCCACGGTATCGGCTCGTGGGGCGTAAACCCGACCCTGAGCGTCCGGCGACACTCGTGCAATGGGAGGCGGTCTTCGGATCGTCTCCGCCGCCGTATCTGTCTGTGCCGTTCATGCAGAAAGCCTTGCGCTATGAAGCACAGTGTAAAGCGTCGGGCGGCGTGCCTGCGGGAACCAAACGCGCGCTGAAACGCATTGCAACAGGGGAACCGGTTGCCGCGTCGAACAGCAGCAGCCTTCGGCCTGGCGCGCAGCTTGTTCGGGAATGGAATGGCAGAACCTATCAGGTTCAGGTCGTGGAAGGTGGCTTTGAATTAGATGGCAAATCGTGGAAATCATTGTCCGCAATCGCCAAACACATCACGGGGGCCACATGGTCAGGCCCGCGCTTTTTTGGGCTCAACAGTCGGGCAGCGCGGCCATGA
- a CDS encoding DUF3489 domain-containing protein: MTHSPKKRVTKKDQLIRLLGTKLGSDIKSMSIKLGWQPHTTRAALSDLRKAGYEVACEKPATGGLAKYRILSAPASQQGKTATVSARGA, translated from the coding sequence ATGACTCATTCACCTAAGAAACGCGTCACCAAGAAAGACCAGCTGATCAGGCTGCTCGGCACGAAGTTGGGAAGCGATATCAAGTCGATGAGCATAAAGCTCGGCTGGCAGCCGCATACGACCCGGGCGGCGCTGAGCGATCTGCGGAAAGCGGGGTATGAGGTTGCCTGCGAGAAGCCAGCGACGGGCGGGCTTGCAAAGTATCGTATCCTGTCCGCGCCAGCATCGCAGCAGGGCAAAACAGCCACGGTATCGGCTCGTGGGGCGTAA